The Nocardioides salarius genome includes a region encoding these proteins:
- a CDS encoding potassium channel family protein, translating to MDVVTAVVGALLVLLALRDVFHTLFHPGDHGAFSARICAALWAVGSRAGRRGELLAGPLSVVLAMLLWIALLVAGFALLYLPLLPAGATYGHGVPSRGGVEGAAYLSSVALATLGLGDVVLTQPWARLLVPLQGLLGFGVLTAAIGWTSQIYPALARRRSLALDLSAALRATAHDRVAVDQLHRWTAALSAVTVDLVQNSETFYFRESDPRLGLGSLLRDLDLVTAAAREGVEDPSDRQVAQGALDELVDHLLVVLSAQFDLPTDRSGMLAALAPRGAAKD from the coding sequence CCCGGCGACCACGGCGCGTTCAGTGCGCGGATCTGCGCTGCGCTGTGGGCGGTGGGCTCACGGGCCGGCCGACGGGGCGAGCTGCTAGCGGGACCACTGTCCGTCGTCCTGGCCATGCTGCTGTGGATCGCCCTGCTGGTCGCCGGGTTCGCCCTGCTCTACCTCCCGCTGCTCCCGGCTGGCGCGACGTACGGGCACGGCGTGCCCAGCCGGGGCGGGGTCGAGGGGGCTGCCTACCTCTCGTCGGTCGCCCTCGCGACCCTGGGCCTGGGCGACGTGGTCCTGACCCAGCCCTGGGCGCGGCTGCTGGTCCCGTTGCAGGGACTGCTGGGTTTCGGCGTGCTCACCGCGGCCATCGGGTGGACCAGCCAGATCTACCCGGCGTTGGCGCGGCGCCGCTCCCTCGCCCTCGACCTCAGTGCCGCCCTGCGAGCGACGGCTCACGACCGGGTCGCCGTCGACCAGCTGCACCGATGGACAGCTGCCCTGAGCGCCGTCACGGTCGACCTGGTGCAGAACTCCGAGACGTTCTACTTCCGTGAGAGCGACCCCCGGCTCGGTCTCGGGTCGCTCCTCAGAGATCTCGACCTCGTGACCGCCGCTGCACGTGAAGGCGTCGAAGACCCCTCGGACCGGCAGGTCGCGCAGGGCGCGCTCGACGAGCTCGTGGATCATCTGCTCGTGGTCCTCAGCGCACAGTTCGACCTACCGACAGACCGGTCGGGGATGCTGGCCGCGTTGGCACCGCGAGGCGCCGCCAAGGACTGA
- a CDS encoding N-acetylmuramoyl-L-alanine amidase — MPPEPTHRRSLVKAAVVGGVAVGAVGVAVRLDPSSRPDDDLAPGGALELSADSGSDVKSLEVRLDDTMLRRSSQARWSTRALPTSVHSMVAVTWQGESTAEVSVRSKVAGQWGQWAVLPTLDDHPDPTDAEDTAVNGTHLRWVGPAEGVQVQVSGVRPEALTLVLLHPAPRPEDELDEVPASLVAGRSTAARQGEPVPRPAIRTRKQWGATESWRDGSPRYNSTIEQLHVHHSASGNDYAPADVPAIIRGFYRYHTQNLGWSDIAYNFLVDKYGRLWEGRAGGVTKPVRGAHTLGFNATSAGVAAIGNYEVAGPSKKMLGALADLAAWKLDQYGRKPRGKITVRSEGSDRYAAGAMATLRIIDGHRDTNDTACPGKLLYARLDDVRSEAHRIVKRYRSSTPKVRATRRPEVTGRSRPGKPLKLDPGAYEPSGAKVSVQWRRDGKAVSGATGLRYRCTEADLGSEITALVRATSPGAEPTQDVVSAGRVTTPVKVVPSARSRRGRVRVLVDFVPPRGLAVTPTGRVSIKVGSRTKTVPLRDGKVRTTLGKRRPMRPGQRRVVVTYTGDRSCNPSQRETTVEIVS, encoded by the coding sequence ATGCCCCCCGAACCCACCCACCGACGTTCCCTCGTGAAGGCGGCCGTCGTCGGCGGTGTCGCCGTCGGCGCGGTCGGGGTCGCCGTGCGACTCGACCCCTCCTCACGCCCCGACGACGACCTCGCGCCCGGCGGCGCCCTCGAGCTCTCCGCCGACAGCGGGTCGGATGTGAAGTCCCTCGAGGTGCGCCTCGACGACACGATGCTGCGCCGCTCCTCGCAGGCGCGCTGGTCGACCAGGGCGCTGCCCACCTCCGTGCACTCCATGGTCGCGGTGACCTGGCAGGGCGAGAGCACCGCCGAGGTGTCGGTGCGCTCGAAGGTCGCCGGCCAGTGGGGCCAGTGGGCGGTGCTGCCGACCCTCGACGACCACCCCGACCCCACCGACGCCGAGGACACCGCGGTCAATGGCACCCACCTGCGCTGGGTGGGCCCCGCCGAGGGCGTGCAGGTGCAGGTCAGCGGCGTGCGCCCCGAGGCGCTGACCCTGGTGCTGCTGCACCCCGCGCCGCGGCCCGAGGACGAGCTCGACGAGGTGCCGGCCTCGCTGGTCGCCGGGCGCTCCACGGCCGCGCGCCAGGGCGAGCCGGTGCCGCGGCCCGCGATCCGCACCCGCAAGCAGTGGGGCGCCACGGAGTCCTGGCGCGACGGCTCGCCGCGCTACAACTCCACCATCGAGCAGCTGCACGTGCACCACAGCGCCAGCGGCAACGACTACGCCCCGGCCGACGTGCCGGCGATCATCCGCGGCTTCTACCGCTACCACACCCAGAACCTGGGCTGGAGCGACATCGCCTACAACTTCCTCGTCGACAAGTACGGCCGGCTCTGGGAGGGCCGGGCCGGCGGCGTGACCAAGCCGGTGCGCGGCGCGCACACCCTCGGCTTCAACGCCACCTCGGCCGGCGTCGCGGCCATCGGCAACTACGAGGTCGCCGGGCCGTCGAAGAAGATGCTGGGCGCGCTGGCCGACCTCGCGGCCTGGAAGCTCGACCAGTACGGCCGCAAGCCGCGGGGCAAGATCACGGTGCGCTCGGAGGGCAGCGACAGGTACGCCGCCGGCGCGATGGCGACGCTGCGCATCATCGACGGCCACCGCGACACCAACGACACAGCCTGCCCCGGCAAGCTGCTCTACGCCCGGCTCGACGACGTGCGCTCCGAGGCCCACCGGATCGTCAAGAGGTACCGCAGCAGCACGCCGAAGGTGCGGGCCACCCGGCGCCCCGAGGTCACCGGTCGCAGCCGACCGGGCAAGCCGCTCAAGCTCGACCCGGGAGCCTACGAGCCCTCGGGCGCCAAGGTCAGCGTGCAGTGGCGCCGCGACGGCAAGGCCGTGAGCGGGGCCACCGGCCTGCGCTACCGCTGCACCGAGGCCGACCTGGGCAGCGAGATCACCGCCCTGGTCAGGGCCACCAGCCCGGGGGCGGAGCCCACCCAGGACGTCGTCTCCGCCGGCCGGGTCACCACGCCGGTCAAGGTGGTGCCCTCGGCACGCTCGCGGCGCGGGCGGGTGCGCGTGCTGGTCGACTTCGTGCCGCCCCGGGGGCTGGCGGTGACGCCGACCGGGCGGGTGAGCATCAAGGTCGGCAGCCGCACCAAGACCGTGCCCCTGCGCGACGGCAAGGTGCGCACCACGCTGGGCAAGCGCCGTCCCATGCGGCCGGGCCAGCGCCGGGTCGTGGTCACCTACACCGGCGACCGCTCCTGCAACCCCTCGCAGCGCGAGACGACGGTCGAGATCGTCAGCTGA